A genome region from Oryctolagus cuniculus chromosome 20, mOryCun1.1, whole genome shotgun sequence includes the following:
- the BATF gene encoding basic leucine zipper transcriptional factor ATF-like isoform X3, with product METTPWMSQNRDFLPERACTEDSSDDVRKVQRREKNRIAAQKSRQRQTQKADTLHLESEDLEKQNAALRKEIKQLTEEMKYFTSVLSSHEPLCSVLATSAPSPPEVVYSAHAFHQPHVSSPRFQP from the exons ATGGAAACAACGCCATGGATGTCCCAGAACCGGGACTTCCTCCCAGAACGCGCTTGCACAGAG GACTCCTCCGATGATGTGAGAAAAgttcagagaagggagaaaaaccGCATCGCTGCCCAGAAGAGCCGGCAGCGGCAGACGCAGAAAGCCGACACCCTGCACTTG GAGAGCGAGGACCTGGAGAAACAGAACGCGGCTCTACGCAAGGAGATCAAACAGCTCACGGAGGAGATGAAGTACTTCACGTCGGTGCTGAGCAGTCACGAGCCCCTGTGCTCCGTGCTGGCCACCAGCGCGCCCTCGCCCCCCGAGGTGGTGTACAGTGCCCACGCCTTCCACCAGCCTCACGTCAGCTCCCCGCGCTTCCAGCCCTGA
- the BATF gene encoding basic leucine zipper transcriptional factor ATF-like isoform X2 — protein MPHSSDSSDSSFSRSPPPGKQDSSDDVRKVQRREKNRIAAQKSRQRQTQKADTLHLESEDLEKQNAALRKEIKQLTEEMKYFTSVLSSHEPLCSVLATSAPSPPEVVYSAHAFHQPHVSSPRFQP, from the exons ATGCCTCACAGCTCTGACAGTAGTGACTCCAGCTTCAGCCGCTCTCCTCCGCCTGGCAAGCAG GACTCCTCCGATGATGTGAGAAAAgttcagagaagggagaaaaaccGCATCGCTGCCCAGAAGAGCCGGCAGCGGCAGACGCAGAAAGCCGACACCCTGCACTTG GAGAGCGAGGACCTGGAGAAACAGAACGCGGCTCTACGCAAGGAGATCAAACAGCTCACGGAGGAGATGAAGTACTTCACGTCGGTGCTGAGCAGTCACGAGCCCCTGTGCTCCGTGCTGGCCACCAGCGCGCCCTCGCCCCCCGAGGTGGTGTACAGTGCCCACGCCTTCCACCAGCCTCACGTCAGCTCCCCGCGCTTCCAGCCCTGA
- the BATF gene encoding basic leucine zipper transcriptional factor ATF-like isoform X1, whose translation MVSPVETLRGGEKKGSRKEGARTPGPQFPCYPHRPVSSWSFILPFGKGAGRGGECPHPGTCQEASTSKESEDLEKQNAALRKEIKQLTEEMKYFTSVLSSHEPLCSVLATSAPSPPEVVYSAHAFHQPHVSSPRFQP comes from the exons ATGGTGTCACCAGTGGAAACTCTCAGAGGGGGCGAGAAGAAGGGCTCAAGGAAGGAAGGGGCCAGGACTCCTGGCCCCCAGTTCCCGTGCTACCCACACCGCCCCGTCTCATCATGGAGCTTTATCTTACCTTTCGGtaaaggggcggggcggggtggggaatgCCCTCACCCTGGGACATGCCAGGAAGCAAGCACAAGCAAG GAGAGCGAGGACCTGGAGAAACAGAACGCGGCTCTACGCAAGGAGATCAAACAGCTCACGGAGGAGATGAAGTACTTCACGTCGGTGCTGAGCAGTCACGAGCCCCTGTGCTCCGTGCTGGCCACCAGCGCGCCCTCGCCCCCCGAGGTGGTGTACAGTGCCCACGCCTTCCACCAGCCTCACGTCAGCTCCCCGCGCTTCCAGCCCTGA